TATTGGGCTCTCTTTTTTGTGTGCTAAGTATTTGTGGTTTTGCACAAGAGAAAAAATGGCACAATATCCTTCAAGAAAACGCTCTTGAAGGGCGGGTGAGTGCCATTAAAGCCGAGGATGGTTATGCACGATTGCCATTATCACTAAAAAATGAAGTTAGAGAGCCAGTCTGGAATTTAGGGCAAGATGCTGCGGGAGTGTATGTAGATTTTAAAACGAATGCATCCAGCATCGTTGTGAAATACAAAGTGAATGGAGGGTTGAATATGCCTCACATGCCATCTACTGGGGTTTCTGGATTGGATTTGTATGCAAAGTCATCAAATAGCAATCAATGGAACTGGATAACGGGGAATTATAGTTTTAAGGATACCATTAGTTATACATTTCAGAACTATGTAACTGAGCCGAACTCGACCTATCGACTTTATCTTCCATTGTACAATTCAGTAGAATGGATGGAATTGGGAATTGGTGAAAACGATCAGCTCGAATTTTTACATCAGAAGACAAGGCCTATTATTGTATATGGGACTTCTATTGCACAGGGTGCTTGCGCAAGTAGACCGGGCTTGGGCTGGACAAATTGGATGGGTAGAAATTTTGATGAAGAAGTTGTTAATCTAGCTTTCTCTGGGAATGGTAGACTAGAACAGCCCATTTTAGACCTAATTAAAAAAGAAGATGCGTCTGTATTTATTTTGGACTGTGTGCCAAATCTTGGCATTACAGCAGAAAGGACCGAAGAAAAGTTGATTGGATTGATTGTAAATGCAGTCAAAACAATCAGGTCAGAACATCCCAATACGCCTATAGTTATTGCAGCACATAGTTCTAGCCAGGTTCCTGGTGTATTAAATAAGAAGAATACCGATGGCTATAACTTGAGCTCTGCAATTGCGGAAAAAACTGTGAAGGAATTGCAGAATAATGGGGATAAGAATCTTTACTGGCTGACTTCGAAAGAAATCGGATTGGATAATAGTTCAACAGTTGATTATGCACATCCAAACGATTTGGGCATGGAGAAAATCGCTGCTGCTTACACGAAATTATTGCAGAAAATAATAAAGTAACAATCATTGCAGCAGGGATTAAAAAATCTGCTGCAATTCTTTAAGATCTTTAATCATATGGTTTATATCCTGGGGTTTTTCAACTTCCAAAGGATTAAAGAATATTGCTTCTAGACCTGCGTTCTGAGCGCCGCGTACATCCGCATCTAAATTGTCACCAATCATAACAGCTTCTTCTTTAATTG
The Sphingobacterium daejeonense genome window above contains:
- a CDS encoding SGNH/GDSL hydrolase family protein; translated protein: MFKLFKYWKESLLGSLFCVLSICGFAQEKKWHNILQENALEGRVSAIKAEDGYARLPLSLKNEVREPVWNLGQDAAGVYVDFKTNASSIVVKYKVNGGLNMPHMPSTGVSGLDLYAKSSNSNQWNWITGNYSFKDTISYTFQNYVTEPNSTYRLYLPLYNSVEWMELGIGENDQLEFLHQKTRPIIVYGTSIAQGACASRPGLGWTNWMGRNFDEEVVNLAFSGNGRLEQPILDLIKKEDASVFILDCVPNLGITAERTEEKLIGLIVNAVKTIRSEHPNTPIVIAAHSSSQVPGVLNKKNTDGYNLSSAIAEKTVKELQNNGDKNLYWLTSKEIGLDNSSTVDYAHPNDLGMEKIAAAYTKLLQKIIK